A single genomic interval of Staphylococcus hyicus harbors:
- a CDS encoding tetratricopeptide repeat protein has protein sequence MEQTEIHQLIQQGLYEKALEACFNNIEAHPEQVENYINSGILLSEAGEIEKAEKFFQRALTINSNNAAIYYNFANVYFNESRFQEAIKLYQKAIQKGLDNKDTNYMIGMSFYHLDAKKQALPFLMRAAELDQTFQDLEVQFQYGLLLCELEMFDQAITILTTILDKDKTHADAQYNLTLAKYMVDEAIDKAIEGFTKAIKMDPNHMLSHHALKTFNMIKSQEEE, from the coding sequence ATGGAACAAACTGAAATACATCAATTGATTCAACAAGGTTTATATGAAAAGGCGCTTGAAGCTTGTTTTAATAATATTGAGGCACATCCTGAACAAGTAGAAAACTATATTAATTCAGGAATCTTGTTATCTGAAGCTGGGGAAATTGAAAAAGCGGAGAAGTTTTTTCAACGTGCTTTGACAATTAATTCAAACAATGCTGCGATTTATTATAATTTTGCAAATGTATATTTTAATGAATCACGCTTTCAAGAAGCAATAAAATTGTACCAAAAGGCGATTCAAAAAGGGTTAGATAATAAAGATACGAACTATATGATTGGCATGTCATTTTATCATTTAGATGCAAAAAAGCAGGCATTACCATTTTTAATGCGTGCTGCTGAATTAGATCAAACGTTTCAAGATTTAGAAGTCCAATTTCAATATGGATTATTACTATGTGAATTAGAAATGTTTGATCAAGCGATTACGATTTTAACGACAATACTTGATAAAGACAAGACGCATGCGGATGCGCAATATAATCTTACATTAGCTAAGTATATGGTAGATGAAGCTATCGATAAGGCTATAGAAGGTTTTACAAAGGCTATTAAAATGGATCCAAATCACATGTTAAGTCATCATGCTTTAAAAACATTTAACATGATTAAATCTCAAGAGGAGGAATAG